TACTAATACTCAAATAATATTTTTTTGCTATAATTTGAATATGTGGAAAAATTATGAGGCTGTTCAATTACTGAAGGTCATTCCGAGCACCCTCAATGGGCGCGAGGAATCTGACCCAAAGGGTCATCCTGAAGCAAAGCCTAAGGATCTCCCATTAAATCGGAATCTGAGGATTCCTTGCAGACCCTTTGCCTGCGGCTCAGGGCTCGCTTCGCTCGGCTCGGAATGACAGAGGGAGGTAATTGAAAAAATTTAGGACTTGTAATTTATTTAATTTCAATAGGTTACAAGTTTTTGAATAGTCTCAAAATTATTCGTAGGAGGAGGTATTATGGAAATAGATGCAAGAGGTCTTGAATGTCCTAAACCCATTATACTTGCTGAGAATGCATTATCAAAAATTGAAGAAGGGGTATTAACTATAATTGTTGACAATGAAGGGTCTTTAGAAAACTTAAAAAAATATGCTACAAGATTCGGATATTACTATGAAGTTGAAAAAAATGAAAATTACTGGAAGCTAAAAATAGTTAAAGGTTATACATGCCAGCTCAATAACATATCTGAAAAAGCAATTAAAAAAAATTTACTTGTTATTATTTCATCAGATGTGATAGGAAAAGACGAAAATCTCGGAAGGATTCTTATGAAAGCCTTTTTTGATACAATGATAGTAACTGGGCAGTTACCTCAAATGATTTTTTTAATGAATACAGCTGTCAAGTTATCAACCATAGATGAAGAATTTATATCCATTCTTAAAAAAGTTGAACAAATGGGAACGGAAATATTTACATGTGGAAC
The Thermodesulfovibrio yellowstonii DSM 11347 DNA segment above includes these coding regions:
- the yedF gene encoding sulfurtransferase-like selenium metabolism protein YedF; protein product: MEIDARGLECPKPIILAENALSKIEEGVLTIIVDNEGSLENLKKYATRFGYYYEVEKNENYWKLKIVKGYTCQLNNISEKAIKKNLLVIISSDVIGKDENLGRILMKAFFDTMIVTGQLPQMIFLMNTAVKLSTIDEEFISILKKVEQMGTEIFTCGTCLKYYNLEDSLKVGYRGTTNHFVEGMFDFHKTVWIG